The following are encoded together in the Lathyrus oleraceus cultivar Zhongwan6 chromosome 3, CAAS_Psat_ZW6_1.0, whole genome shotgun sequence genome:
- the LOC127127312 gene encoding RING-H2 finger protein ATL74, whose product MKRRFLDTEMSIPPSYVNNTNDSFINAENFDTNMVIILAALLCALICALGLNTIARCAMRCSRRFSEETPAQTTARLNKTGLKKRELSQIPVAVYGSGQNIPATECSICLGEFEKEDKVRMLPKCNHGFHVRCIDTWLVSHSSCPNCRNSLLEKDSKTVSSYIEAAGDGLPENGTVVVEMERS is encoded by the coding sequence ATGAAACGCCGATTTCTCGACACTGAGATGAGTATTCCACCATCATACGTAAACAACACAAACGACTCATTCATTAACGCAGAGAATTTCGATACAAACATGGTGATTATACTAGCTGCACTATTATGCGCATTAATATGCGCTTTGGGGTTGAACACCATAGCTCGATGCGCCATGCGATGCAGTAGAAGATTCTCAGAAGAAACACCGGCACAAACGACAGCGAGGTTGAACAAAACAGGACTAAAAAAGCGTGAGCTGAGTCAAATTCCGGTGGCGGTTTACGGTAGCGGACAGAATATTCCGGCGACGGAGTGTTCCATTTGTCTCGGAGAATTCGAGAAAGAAGACAAAGTTCGAATGCTGCCAAAGTGTAATCACGGGTTTCATGTTAGGTGTATTGACACGTGGTTGGTGTCGCATTCTTCTTGTCCTAATTGTCGAAATTCACTTCTTGAGAAAGATTCCAAGACTGTTTCTTCATATATTGAGGCTGCCGGAGATGGGTTGCCGGAAAATGGTACGGTGGTTGTTGAGATGGAGAGAAGttaa